From Terriglobia bacterium, one genomic window encodes:
- a CDS encoding inorganic phosphate transporter, giving the protein MLIALSFDFINGFHDAANSIATVVSTRVLSPRLAVIWAAFFNFVAAFVFGTAVAKTIAGGLVDPRQATQYVILSALVGAIIWDLLTWWWGLPTSSSHALIGGLAGAAIARAGWNVLVREPKLHWPIIGTIPGLGEKWMSTLIFIVLAPLIGLILGLALMVAVSWIFQRTAPRTVDKLFRKLQLLSAAAYSLGHGGNDAQKTMGIIAGALLAGGYLTPAQFASGWGNYKWYIILGANAAIALGTYMGGWRIVHTMGSKITKLRPVGGFCAEGAGAATLFVLAYHGIPVSTTHTITGAIVGVGSTSRLSAVRWGVAKQIVWAWVLTIPAAAVVAALTFWAIRYFVPTA; this is encoded by the coding sequence ATTCTGATCGCTCTTTCCTTCGACTTCATCAACGGCTTCCATGACGCCGCCAACAGCATCGCTACCGTCGTCTCCACGCGCGTGCTCTCTCCCCGGCTTGCCGTCATCTGGGCAGCATTCTTCAACTTCGTTGCCGCATTCGTCTTTGGGACCGCCGTTGCCAAGACCATCGCCGGCGGTCTCGTCGATCCGCGTCAGGCAACACAATATGTAATTCTCTCGGCTCTTGTCGGCGCCATCATCTGGGACCTCCTCACCTGGTGGTGGGGTCTCCCAACGTCATCTTCACATGCGCTTATCGGCGGTCTGGCCGGAGCAGCCATTGCCCGCGCGGGCTGGAATGTTTTAGTGCGCGAACCCAAACTGCATTGGCCCATCATCGGTACTATCCCCGGTTTGGGTGAAAAGTGGATGTCAACCTTGATCTTTATTGTCCTGGCTCCGCTGATCGGTTTGATCCTGGGACTCGCGCTGATGGTCGCCGTTTCCTGGATCTTCCAGCGCACCGCGCCGCGCACCGTGGACAAGCTTTTTCGCAAGCTCCAGCTTCTTTCCGCCGCCGCTTATAGCCTGGGCCATGGCGGTAACGACGCACAAAAAACCATGGGCATCATCGCCGGGGCATTGCTCGCGGGCGGCTATCTCACGCCGGCACAATTCGCTTCCGGATGGGGAAACTACAAGTGGTACATAATTCTGGGCGCCAACGCCGCTATTGCGTTGGGCACATACATGGGCGGCTGGCGCATCGTTCACACCATGGGATCAAAAATTACCAAGCTCCGTCCCGTTGGCGGATTCTGCGCTGAGGGCGCGGGCGCCGCAACGCTTTTTGTGCTTGCCTATCACGGGATTCCTGTCAGCACCACGCACACTATCACGGGCGCGATCGTCGGCGTCGGGTCCACTTCGCGCCTATCCGCCGTACGCTGGGGCGTGGCCAAACAAATTGTCTGGGCCTGGGTTTTGACAATTCCCGCCGCGGCCGTGGTCGCTGCACTCACCTTCTGGGCCATTCGATATTTCGTTCCGACGGCTTAA
- a CDS encoding heparan-alpha-glucosaminide N-acetyltransferase domain-containing protein, whose translation MLRTETVVASRQAPAQAVRADRNETPRGARVQSIDIVRGAVMLLMAIDHVRVYCGLPAGGPTPGIFLTRWITHFVAPAFIFLAGTSAFLHGRKLADTRALARFLVTRGLWLVLLELTVLRVAWTFNFDFGHYLLAGVIWGIGWCMVLLAGLIFLPTRALVAFGLIIVLGHNILDRSLPSLYAMLQTSHWSWLWQVLYFGGPIQIGEHGPILFVLYSIFPWIGVMALGYVFGRVMITDELPRRRMCLALGAACIVAFLVLRGFNLYGDPRPWVAPAHPPSVQGQTAPHATSGAPASAASPATQQAAPVTPPRRPQAPAWISFLNTTKYPASLLFLLMTLGPMLLVLPLLENAGGRVTSVLKIFGRVPFFYYMLHIPLIHFAAIIVSLLRTGSVAPWLFMNHPVMNPPSPPGYVWNLALLYLVWLIVVAVLYVPCRWFAGLKQRRKDIGFLSYL comes from the coding sequence ATGTTGAGAACAGAAACGGTGGTCGCATCCAGACAAGCCCCCGCCCAAGCCGTAAGGGCTGACCGCAATGAAACGCCCCGCGGCGCACGCGTTCAGTCAATTGATATCGTGCGCGGCGCCGTGATGTTGCTGATGGCGATTGACCATGTCCGCGTTTATTGCGGTCTTCCCGCCGGCGGCCCAACTCCGGGTATATTTCTTACGCGATGGATCACACACTTTGTTGCTCCGGCATTCATCTTTCTAGCGGGCACTTCGGCTTTCCTCCACGGCCGTAAACTGGCGGATACCAGGGCGCTGGCGCGCTTCCTTGTAACGCGGGGCCTATGGCTGGTGCTGCTGGAACTCACCGTGCTTCGTGTGGCCTGGACCTTCAACTTCGATTTCGGCCATTACCTGCTGGCTGGTGTGATCTGGGGGATCGGATGGTGCATGGTCCTGTTGGCAGGGCTGATCTTTTTGCCGACGCGAGCCCTGGTTGCCTTTGGTCTGATCATTGTGCTGGGACATAACATTCTTGATCGATCTTTGCCGAGTTTGTACGCGATGTTACAGACGAGCCACTGGAGCTGGTTGTGGCAAGTCCTGTATTTTGGAGGTCCTATCCAGATAGGCGAGCATGGACCCATCCTGTTTGTGCTGTATTCGATTTTCCCTTGGATCGGAGTCATGGCGCTGGGCTACGTGTTTGGACGCGTGATGATCACGGACGAGTTACCACGCCGAAGAATGTGCCTGGCGCTGGGAGCGGCCTGCATTGTCGCGTTTTTGGTCTTGCGGGGATTTAACCTCTATGGCGATCCGCGTCCCTGGGTCGCGCCAGCGCATCCGCCCAGTGTGCAAGGTCAGACTGCGCCGCATGCGACTTCCGGCGCACCGGCCTCGGCTGCAAGCCCTGCGACGCAGCAGGCCGCACCAGTTACTCCTCCAAGACGGCCGCAAGCACCGGCATGGATTTCATTCCTCAACACCACCAAGTACCCGGCTTCTTTGCTCTTCCTGCTGATGACGCTAGGGCCGATGCTATTGGTATTACCCTTACTGGAAAATGCCGGCGGTCGCGTTACAAGCGTCCTGAAGATATTTGGCCGTGTCCCTTTCTTCTACTACATGCTGCACATTCCGCTGATTCACTTTGCTGCGATTATTGTTTCGCTCCTGCGCACCGGGTCGGTTGCGCCGTGGCTGTTCATGAACCATCCCGTGATGAACCCGCCTTCGCCGCCAGGATACGTCTGGAATCTGGCGTTGCTCTATTTGGTCTGGCTGATCGTGGTGGCAGTGCTTTACGTTCCATGCCGTTGGTTCGCCGGACTGAAGCAGCGACGAAAGGACATCGGGTTCCTCAGTTATTTGTAA
- a CDS encoding AI-2E family transporter, whose product MIEKRDSATLFLAGITAVALYLSYLLIRPYATPILFASVIAIIFYPLHRRTQQIVRRRNLNAAISTGVTLILTVVPLTFLLVAISHELSDLYQTLVTKSADSGGVLAYLLHSVEQIVSWAANRLGVPSPDLHDILARRLENASAQIVGMGASLISNAFSFAAGLVIALVILFFLYRDGEKSVAAIMAALPLPEDRMAELRARVTSTVVANFYGGVAVGALQGTLTGLAFWALGMESPVLWGVVTGFFSLVPVVGSALVWGPAAIVLALTGHLGKAAILAGVGMAVIGTVDNIVRPLIIHRSVRLHTVFVLFALLGGVQLFGVLGLFVGPVILSVTAALVMMLQEDLASRKQAKVVAIATVAPVKSQSAGEQ is encoded by the coding sequence ATGATAGAGAAAAGAGACTCCGCAACTCTGTTCCTTGCCGGCATTACGGCGGTGGCGCTTTATTTGAGCTATCTTCTGATACGGCCATATGCGACGCCGATCCTCTTTGCTTCCGTCATTGCGATTATCTTTTACCCTTTGCATAGGCGCACACAGCAGATCGTTCGCCGCCGCAATCTGAATGCGGCAATCAGCACAGGTGTGACGCTCATCCTTACAGTTGTTCCGTTAACTTTCCTGCTGGTGGCGATCAGCCATGAATTGTCAGACCTTTATCAAACTCTCGTAACCAAGAGCGCTGATTCAGGCGGTGTCCTTGCATATTTGCTCCACAGCGTGGAGCAGATTGTCAGTTGGGCGGCAAACCGCCTGGGAGTACCTTCGCCAGATCTGCACGACATTCTGGCACGAAGACTTGAGAATGCAAGTGCCCAAATCGTGGGCATGGGAGCCAGCCTGATAAGCAATGCGTTTTCATTTGCGGCCGGGCTTGTAATTGCCCTCGTCATTCTTTTTTTCTTGTATCGCGATGGAGAAAAGAGTGTGGCCGCGATTATGGCTGCCCTTCCGCTGCCCGAAGACCGGATGGCCGAATTGCGCGCGCGCGTCACGTCTACCGTGGTAGCGAACTTTTATGGCGGCGTCGCCGTAGGAGCGCTTCAAGGAACGCTCACCGGTCTGGCTTTCTGGGCGCTAGGCATGGAATCTCCCGTGCTTTGGGGAGTGGTTACGGGATTTTTTTCCCTGGTTCCGGTGGTAGGATCCGCCTTGGTATGGGGACCTGCTGCCATCGTGTTAGCGCTGACGGGGCATCTAGGCAAAGCCGCGATTCTGGCTGGCGTGGGCATGGCTGTGATAGGGACAGTCGACAATATCGTTCGTCCCCTGATAATTCACAGAAGCGTCCGCTTGCATACGGTGTTTGTACTGTTTGCGCTCCTGGGCGGCGTGCAACTCTTTGGAGTTCTGGGCCTGTTTGTTGGCCCGGTAATCCTTTCAGTTACAGCAGCATTGGTCATGATGCTGCAAGAAGATCTGGCGAGCAGGAAGCAGGCGAAGGTTGTTGCAATAGCGACGGTGGCGCCAGTGAAGTCGCAGTCCGCGGGCGAGCAGTAA
- a CDS encoding cation-translocating P-type ATPase, which translates to MQSVSADTIIQTGDKTRKEIVAPQWIGLSDDEAAQRLVRYGPNEVPSAQERTFWRIAFDVLKEPMLLLLIGTGGVYLLLGDPTEAAVLLVAIFGIIGITLYQERKTERALHALRDLSSPRALVIRQSVRKRIAGREVVPGDLVVISEGDRIPADGIILESRNVQIDESLLTGESLPVTKTQGAPDGELGRPGGDNTPNAFSGTLVVKGRGIIEVRATGLASELGKIGTSLAGLRPDSTQIQKETNNLVKIFAVIGVLLCGIVVLVFSYTHGNWLQGVLAGLTLAISMVPEEFPVVLTIFLAMGAWRMSRQRVLTRRMPAIETLGAATVLCVDKTGTLTMNRMSVQVLFSGGQLWNVRDDRSVIPEGFHETVEYSILASSRDPFDPMEKAFLTLGQDFLQSTEHLHADWSLAREYPLSPALLVMSRAWNVPGTTTRYIAAKGAPEAVAQLCQLSAEEGARLKVATAEMASQGLRVLGVAKATVEGDLPAEQEMIPFQLIGLVGLADPVRPSVPAALQECYRAGIRVIMITGDYPVTAQSIAAQIGLHNPDRTNTGAELEKMDDAQLKQRVRDVNVFARVVPEQKLRLVNALKSLGEVVAMTGDGVNDAPALKAADIGIAMGNRGTDVARESAALVLLDDDFSSIVNAIRSGRRIYDNLKKATAFVLAVHVPIAGVTLVPLLLGWPLLLIPINVVFLELIIDPACSIAFEAEPEEPNVMARPPRARDERLFERKRVLLSLLQGFGVFITTLAVYGVFLHHGHSETDSRALGFSTLVVGNLALIFTNRSWTRTIWNSVRGMNTSLWAIAIGTCVALLLVLYVPPLTSLFHFSPVHPSDIFIAVFAGCLGVLWFEALKLVTGKRLHHGPAEVGK; encoded by the coding sequence ATGCAAAGCGTATCAGCTGACACCATTATCCAGACTGGCGATAAAACCAGAAAGGAAATTGTCGCGCCACAATGGATAGGTCTGAGCGATGATGAGGCGGCGCAACGGCTGGTCCGTTATGGGCCCAATGAGGTGCCGTCCGCGCAAGAACGCACATTCTGGCGCATTGCTTTCGATGTTCTCAAAGAACCGATGCTGCTTCTTCTTATAGGGACCGGCGGCGTGTACCTGCTGCTGGGCGATCCGACGGAAGCAGCCGTACTGCTGGTGGCAATCTTTGGCATCATTGGAATCACCCTTTACCAGGAACGAAAAACAGAACGTGCTTTGCACGCGTTGCGCGATCTTTCAAGCCCAAGAGCGCTGGTGATCCGCCAGAGTGTGCGCAAGAGAATTGCCGGGCGTGAAGTAGTGCCAGGGGACCTGGTGGTTATCTCTGAAGGTGACCGGATTCCGGCAGATGGAATCATCCTGGAATCCAGGAACGTTCAGATAGATGAATCGCTGCTGACGGGCGAGTCGCTCCCCGTAACAAAGACTCAAGGAGCTCCAGATGGCGAACTGGGACGCCCCGGGGGCGACAACACGCCAAATGCGTTCTCTGGGACTCTGGTGGTGAAAGGCCGCGGCATTATTGAAGTGCGCGCTACAGGGCTCGCCAGCGAACTGGGAAAGATCGGCACCAGCCTGGCGGGCCTGCGCCCGGATAGCACGCAGATCCAGAAGGAGACGAACAATCTCGTCAAAATCTTTGCCGTAATCGGAGTCCTGCTCTGCGGCATCGTTGTCCTGGTCTTCAGCTATACGCACGGCAACTGGCTGCAAGGAGTGCTGGCGGGCCTGACACTGGCGATCTCCATGGTCCCGGAAGAATTCCCCGTGGTGCTGACCATTTTCCTTGCCATGGGCGCCTGGCGGATGTCACGACAAAGAGTGCTGACGCGCCGCATGCCCGCGATTGAAACGCTGGGAGCTGCGACCGTGCTGTGCGTGGACAAGACGGGCACTTTGACGATGAACCGGATGTCAGTACAAGTGCTTTTCAGTGGCGGTCAGTTATGGAACGTCCGTGACGACCGCAGTGTGATCCCGGAAGGGTTCCACGAAACAGTCGAATACAGCATATTGGCAAGCAGCAGAGATCCGTTTGACCCAATGGAAAAGGCATTTCTTACTCTGGGGCAGGACTTTCTGCAATCGACGGAGCACCTGCATGCGGACTGGAGTTTAGCCCGGGAGTATCCTTTGTCTCCCGCGCTGCTCGTGATGTCTCGGGCGTGGAATGTGCCAGGGACAACGACTCGCTATATCGCCGCAAAGGGCGCTCCAGAAGCGGTTGCCCAACTTTGCCAATTATCTGCCGAAGAAGGAGCGAGACTGAAAGTTGCCACAGCGGAAATGGCAAGCCAGGGATTGCGCGTGCTGGGAGTGGCGAAAGCGACCGTCGAAGGCGATCTGCCCGCGGAGCAGGAAATGATCCCATTTCAACTGATAGGACTTGTCGGGCTTGCCGACCCCGTACGCCCTTCTGTTCCCGCAGCGCTCCAGGAGTGCTATCGCGCCGGTATTCGCGTGATCATGATTACCGGGGACTATCCAGTAACGGCGCAGAGCATCGCTGCGCAAATAGGGTTACATAACCCTGATCGGACGAACACAGGCGCGGAACTGGAAAAAATGGACGATGCACAACTAAAACAGCGTGTGCGTGACGTAAACGTCTTTGCTCGCGTGGTGCCGGAGCAAAAGCTGCGTCTGGTAAACGCATTGAAATCATTGGGTGAAGTGGTAGCCATGACCGGCGATGGAGTGAACGATGCTCCCGCGCTGAAGGCAGCGGATATCGGCATTGCGATGGGTAATCGTGGTACTGACGTGGCGCGCGAGTCCGCAGCGCTGGTGCTGCTGGACGACGATTTCAGCTCGATAGTAAACGCGATCCGGTCTGGCCGCCGCATTTACGATAACTTGAAGAAAGCCACCGCATTCGTGCTTGCGGTTCACGTGCCCATTGCCGGAGTAACACTGGTTCCGTTGCTGCTGGGATGGCCGCTGCTTTTGATTCCCATCAATGTCGTCTTTCTTGAGCTAATCATCGATCCGGCTTGTTCAATTGCGTTTGAGGCCGAACCAGAAGAGCCAAACGTAATGGCCCGACCGCCCCGAGCACGGGACGAGCGGCTGTTTGAACGCAAGAGAGTCCTGTTGAGCCTGCTGCAGGGATTTGGCGTCTTCATTACCACTCTAGCGGTGTATGGCGTCTTTCTACATCATGGACACTCTGAGACTGATTCGCGCGCCCTGGGCTTCTCTACCCTTGTGGTGGGCAATTTAGCGCTGATTTTCACGAATCGATCCTGGACCCGAACCATATGGAACAGTGTACGAGGTATGAACACGTCTCTCTGGGCGATCGCTATTGGGACGTGCGTCGCTCTATTGCTCGTTCTATATGTTCCCCCGCTCACGAGCCTGTTTCATTTTTCTCCGGTGCATCCCAGTGACATCTTCATAGCCGTGTTTGCGGGCTGCCTGGGCGTGCTGTGGTTTGAAGCTCTCAAGCTTGTAACCGGAAAACGCCTGCATCACGGTCCGGCAGAGGTGGGCAAATGA
- a CDS encoding universal stress protein, whose protein sequence is MARCSTEIAISSVLLATDFSAESAQAVDYARRFCSRQNAKLFVVHVMDVFPFVLSADHAAKAKIEEIRENAEAQMKHFVRANDLEQARIEPYLIEGETSEALEKFIREHEIDLVVLGSRGDTGISRLFEGSMAEEVFRTAQCPVMVVGPNAKVLPKTAMFSRLLFATDLGPFSRIALPYVEFLLHEDPSARLTLAHFLEQEADSVNERHQSRRNLEHQLTEMIDPEFRSQIADVVVEACVAPEGMIKLAEGLDADLLVLGVRSGGAFTRAATHGLFSTAARVISEIRCPVLTIRSVTGT, encoded by the coding sequence ATGGCCCGATGCAGCACAGAAATCGCGATTTCAAGTGTATTGCTGGCCACCGACTTTTCGGCAGAATCGGCCCAGGCAGTGGATTACGCAAGGCGATTTTGCAGCCGACAGAACGCGAAGCTCTTTGTCGTTCATGTGATGGACGTATTCCCGTTTGTATTGAGTGCAGATCATGCCGCGAAGGCCAAGATCGAGGAAATCCGGGAGAATGCCGAGGCGCAGATGAAACACTTTGTGCGCGCCAACGATCTCGAACAAGCCAGAATCGAACCTTACCTGATCGAGGGAGAGACATCCGAAGCCCTGGAAAAGTTCATTCGAGAACATGAAATTGACCTCGTCGTCCTGGGAAGCCGGGGTGACACAGGAATCAGCCGCTTGTTTGAAGGCTCAATGGCAGAAGAGGTCTTCCGCACGGCGCAATGTCCCGTGATGGTTGTAGGGCCGAATGCCAAAGTGCTGCCGAAGACCGCAATGTTCAGCCGCTTGCTGTTTGCCACAGACCTGGGCCCATTTTCCAGAATTGCTCTTCCCTATGTTGAATTCCTGCTGCATGAGGACCCTTCCGCCCGGCTGACATTGGCGCACTTTCTTGAACAGGAAGCCGACAGCGTCAATGAACGGCATCAATCACGGCGAAATCTTGAACACCAACTCACAGAGATGATCGATCCAGAGTTCCGCAGTCAGATTGCGGACGTGGTGGTTGAGGCGTGCGTTGCGCCTGAGGGAATGATCAAGTTGGCTGAAGGATTAGACGCGGATCTGCTGGTTCTTGGAGTTCGTTCCGGTGGTGCGTTTACGCGTGCTGCCACGCACGGATTATTTTCCACTGCTGCACGGGTGATCTCAGAAATACGTTGTCCGGTGCTCACGATTCGCAGTGTCACCGGAACGTGA